A window of the Cheilinus undulatus linkage group 21, ASM1832078v1, whole genome shotgun sequence genome harbors these coding sequences:
- the fmnl1a gene encoding formin-like protein 1, with the protein MGNAAAGGLEQEPAEGRESRNSVGAASGMSEPTHTLQKKQPAPPKLPMPPEEELEKRFNVVLSYMNLPPDKLKLLSQYDNEKKWELVCDQERFQVKSPPSTYLAKIRSFYQDQGGVSRRLKKRIQDATQVLKDLEISLRTNHIGWAQEFLDDQNKGLDVLVEYLSHAQSDTSFDVESVENGGTLSDRAKPAERSMEDLTKSSSSSQSHGMTRAARALTVRISSTLGNKMHKKSHSSYQRDDIHVCIMCLRAIMNYQSGFNLVMTHPRCVNEITLSLNSRNPRTKALVLELLAAVCLVRGGHDIILSAFDNFKEVSRERNRFEKLMEYFINDDSNIDFMVACMQFINIVVHSVENMNFRVHLQYEFTHLGLDKYLDGLRVTESEKLQVQIQAYLDNVLDVGALLEDAENRGGVLEHVEELQEHNSQLNCRLQESENQSAERISELETQLMQATKETELLKESLRESCSQVSSLQQRERERELDREREKDRERLSTSAPQTSSELEQKIQELQDKGLIRLGRSASGGLDIQVVPVTVVEYIETPASAAPHSAPPSDTAASSSSGPACPPPPPPPPPPPPGSPGAAASPPPPPPPPPPPGAPPPPLAPGGGPPPPPPPPPGSGPPPPPPPPGSGPPPPPPPPGSGPPPPPPPFGGGPPPPPGAPNTQSGLKTKKPIQTKYRMPLLNWQALKPNQVTGTVFNELDDEQVLGELNMEMFEEQFKTRAQGNPADLSKVKKKTLQKAPSKTTLIDSNKAKNLAITLRKGGMDPSKICTAIEDYDQQSLSVDFLELLEHFIPSDFEMKLLLNYEKDGRPLDELTDEDRFILRFGKIPRLKQRINTLIFMGNFPETVKRLQPQLNSIIAASMSIKSSVKLKKILEIVLAFGNYMNSSKRGAVYGFRLQSLDLLLETKSTDRSQTLLHFITNIIQEKYPDLSNFHTELHFVDKAALVSLDGVLQDIRSLERGMEMTKKEFLVQDDSPVLKEFIKTNSEQLESFIKDSKTAQEAYFSVVEYFGENPKTTQPSMFFPLFGRLIKAYKTAQQELEQKKKMESESKEEKETVSPTKPGPQKGPMMPKMPQMDLIAELKKRQVKPQVREGKDGALEDIITDLRNTPYRRTDVRRPAQRQDT; encoded by the exons AGCTACATGAACTTACCTCCGGATAAACTGAAGCTTCTGAGTCAGTACGACAATGAAAAGAAGTGGGAATTAGTCTGTGATCAG GAGCGTTTTCAGGTGAAGAGCCCCCCCTCTACCTATCTGGCTAAGATCAGGAGCTTCTACCAGGATCAAGGAGGGGTTTCTCGCAGG CTGAAGAAACGGATACAGGATGCCACCCAGGTCCTTAAAGATTTGGAGATATCACTTCGCACGAATCACATTGG ATGGGCTCAAGAGTTTCTCGATGACCAGAACAAAGGTTTGGATGTTCTTGTGGAGTACCTGTCCCACGCACAGAGTGACACCTC GTTTGATGTGGAGAGTGTTGAAAATGGCGGCACCCTGTCAGACAGAGCAAAACCTGCAGAGAGGTCAATGGAAGACTTGACTAAAAGCTCAAGCAGCTCACAGTCACACGGGATGACCAGAGCTGCTCGAGCTCTGACTGTCAG AATAAGCTCCACTCTCGGAAACAAGATGCACAAAAAGTCCCATTCTTCCTACCAGAGAGATGATATTCACGTGTGCATAATGTGCCTTCGAGCCATCATGAACTACCAG tcTGGCTTCAACCTGGTGATGACTCACCCTCGTTGTGTCAATGAGATTACCCTCAGTCTCAACAGCAGGAATCCCAG GACCAAAGCTCTCGTGTTGGAGCTGCTGGCAGCAGTGTGTCTGGTCAGAGGAGGGCATGACATAATTCTCTCTGCTTTTGACAATTTCAAAGAG gTGAGCAGAGAAAGGAACCGCTTTGAGAAGTTGATGGAGTACTTCATAAATGATGACAGCAACATTGACTTCATG GTGGCCTGCATGCAATTCATAAACATTGTGGTCCATTCAGTGGAGAACATGAACTTCCGTGTTCATCTGCAGTACGAGTTCACTCACCTGGGGCTGGATAAATATCTAGAT GGTCTGAGGGTAACAGAGAGTGAGAAGCTGCAGGTGCAGATCCAGGCCTATCTGGACAATGTGTTGGATGTAGGAGCTCTGCTGGAGGACGCCGAGAACAGAGGAGGGGTGCTGGAGCACGTAGAAGAGCTGCAGGAGCACAACTCACAG CTGAACTGCCGACTTCAGGAGAGCGAGAATCAGAGTGCAGAGAGGATATCCGAACTGGAGACTCAGCTCATGCAGGCCACGAAGGAGACCGAGCTGCTCAAA GAAAGTCTGCGAGAGTCCTGTTCCCAGGTCAGCTCTTTGCAGCAGAGAGAGCGGGAGCGGGAGCTGGACAGGGAGCgggagaaagacagagagcgGCTGAGCACCTCTGCGCCTCAGACATCCTCAGAGCTGGAGCAGAAGATCCAGGAGCTGCAGGACAAAGGCCTCATACGACTGGGACGCAGCGCCTCTGGAGGTCTGGACATCCAGGTGGTGCCTGTGACGGTGGTCGAGTACATCGAGACCCCAGCCTCTGCTGCCCCGCATTCTGCGCCACCCTCTGACACTGCTGCCTCATCATCCAGTGGTCCTGCctgtccccctcctcctcctccgcctcctccacctcctcctggtagtcctggagctgctgcttctcctcctccacctccacccccACCACCGCCACCAGGAGCTCCCCCACCTCCTCTTGCTCCTGGTGGAGgtcctccaccacctcctcctcctccacctggaAGTGGACCCCCACCTCCACCTCCCCCTCCTGGTTCTGGaccaccacctccaccccccCCTCCTGGTTCTGgaccaccacctcctcctcccccatTTGGTGGTGGACCCCCACCTCCTCCTGGAGCACCAAACACTCAGTCTG GGCTCAAGACAAAGAAGCCCATCCAAACCAAGTACAGGATGCCGCTGCTAAACTGGCAAGCCTTAAAACCAAACCAGGTGACAGGGACTGTCTTCAATGAACTGGATGATGAGCAGGTCCTAGGG GAGCTGAACATGGAGATGTTTGAGGAACAGTTTAAGACTCGGGCACAGGGTAATCCTGCAGACCTGTCCAAGGTCAAGAAGAAGACGCTCCAGAAAGCCCCCAGCAAGACCACCCTGATTGACTCTAACAAGGCAAAGAATCTGGCTATCACTTTACGCAAGGGAGGAATGGACCCCTCTAAAATCTGCACTGCCATTGAGGA CTATGACCAGCAGTCTTTGTCTGTAGACTTCCTGGAGTTACTCGAGCACTTCATACCATCAGATTTTGAGatgaagctgctgctgaacTATGAGAAAGATGGCCGGCCCCTCGACGAGCTGACTGACGAGGATCGGTTCATTTTACGTTTTGGGAAGATCCCTCGTCTGAAGCAGCGGATAAACACTCTCATCTTCATGGGCAACTTTCCAGAGACTGTCAAACGCCTGCAGCCG CAACTGAACTCAATCATTGCAGCCTCGATGTCCATTAAGTCATCagtaaaacttaaaaagatCTTAGAG ATTGTTCTTGCCTTTGGAAACTACATGAACAGCAGTAAGAGGGGTGCAGTATACGGGTTTCGGCTGCAGAGTCTGGATCTT ctaTTGGAGACCAAATCAACTGATCGCTCCCAGACATTACTTCAtttcatcaccaacatcatccaGGAAAAATACCCCGACTTGTCCAACTTCCACACTGAGCTACACTTTGTAGACAAAGCAGCCCTTG TATCACTGGATGGCGTTCTTCAGGATATACGCTCATTAGAGCGAGGGATGGAAATGACCAAAAAGGAATTCCTGGTTCAGGATGACAGTCCTGTGCTGAAGGAATTCATCAAAACCAACAGTGAGCAGCTGGAGTCGTTCATCAAGGACAGCAAAACAGCGCAG GAGGCTTACTTCTCTGTGGTGGAGTATTTCGGGGAAAACCCCAAAACCACGCAGCCTTCCATGTTTTTCCCGCTTTTTGGACGCTTAATAAAGGCCTATAAG ACTGCACAGCAGGAGCTtgagcagaaaaagaagatggAGAGTGagagcaaagaagaaaaggagacagTGTCTCCGACCAAGCCGGGGCCACAAAAG GGGCCCATGATGCCTAAGATGCCCCAGATGGACCTGATAGCAGAGCTGAAGAAGAGACAGGTGAAACCTCAGGTACGAGAAGGGAAAGACGGCGCCCTGGAGGACATCATCACAG ATTTAAGGAACACACCATACAGGCGGACAGATGTTCGACGGCCAGCACAGCGCCAAGATACTTGA